Proteins found in one Nocardia brasiliensis ATCC 700358 genomic segment:
- a CDS encoding flavin-containing monooxygenase, producing MASNDQVSTASPNVLIVGTGFAGVAMAIKLLEAGERDFVILEKADGVGGVWRENTYPGCGCDIMSMMYSYSFAPHTGWSRMYAPQPEILDYIKRVVKDYGIEPYIRFRSEAVSYEFDAAADRWVVRTADGEEYRPRAVVAAHGALHVPNIPEFAGRENFTGPVFHSAQWDHSVDLTGKRVAVIGTGSSGVQLAPQIAGTAAHVEVFQRSAHWVMPKMDRPVSNVEQRMFKAFPGLMKIYRNFAFWLHEAPVYGYFHPRWNFLLKFVALHHLKKQVPDPELRARLTPTHTFGCKRILFSSDFFPALQRPDVSLVTAGIEEFTEAGIRTTDGVLHEADVIVLGTGFATDNRCATEHIVGRDGLTIQDAWRDGMQAYLGMTVAGFPNFFMIMGPNSGGGAQSIVFLIEAQVRYIVQCLRLMQNRGATRIEVSGAKQDEFNTWLHGKLDRSVWVSGGCHSWFLDHTGHNRQSWAGTGTSYWRATRKPEPAAFEFAAAARADRGTPAAG from the coding sequence ATGGCATCGAACGATCAGGTGAGCACGGCGTCCCCGAATGTTCTCATCGTCGGCACCGGATTCGCCGGTGTCGCGATGGCGATCAAGCTGCTGGAGGCGGGCGAACGTGATTTCGTCATCCTCGAGAAGGCCGACGGCGTGGGCGGGGTATGGCGCGAGAACACCTATCCGGGCTGCGGTTGCGACATCATGTCGATGATGTACTCGTATTCCTTTGCGCCGCACACCGGTTGGAGCCGAATGTATGCACCGCAACCGGAAATCCTCGACTACATCAAACGAGTCGTCAAAGACTACGGGATCGAACCCTATATCCGCTTCCGATCCGAGGCGGTGTCCTATGAATTCGACGCCGCCGCGGACCGGTGGGTGGTCCGCACCGCCGACGGCGAGGAGTATCGGCCGCGGGCCGTGGTCGCCGCACACGGTGCGCTGCACGTGCCGAACATCCCGGAGTTCGCCGGGCGAGAGAATTTCACCGGCCCGGTCTTCCATTCCGCGCAATGGGATCACTCGGTGGACCTCACCGGCAAACGGGTCGCGGTGATCGGCACCGGCTCCAGCGGCGTGCAGCTGGCGCCCCAGATCGCCGGCACCGCAGCCCATGTCGAGGTGTTCCAGCGGTCCGCGCACTGGGTGATGCCGAAGATGGACCGTCCGGTCAGCAACGTCGAACAGCGCATGTTCAAGGCCTTCCCCGGGCTCATGAAGATCTACCGCAACTTCGCCTTCTGGCTGCACGAGGCGCCGGTCTACGGTTACTTCCACCCCCGCTGGAACTTTCTGCTGAAGTTCGTGGCGCTGCACCATCTGAAGAAGCAGGTGCCCGACCCCGAACTGCGCGCCCGGCTCACGCCCACGCACACCTTCGGCTGTAAGCGAATCCTGTTCTCCAGCGACTTCTTTCCGGCGCTGCAACGACCCGATGTCAGCCTGGTGACCGCGGGCATCGAGGAATTCACCGAGGCCGGAATCCGCACCACCGACGGCGTGCTGCACGAGGCGGACGTGATCGTGCTCGGCACCGGGTTCGCCACCGACAACCGGTGCGCGACCGAACACATCGTCGGTCGCGACGGGCTCACCATCCAGGACGCCTGGCGCGACGGCATGCAGGCCTACCTCGGCATGACCGTGGCGGGCTTCCCGAACTTCTTCATGATCATGGGCCCGAATTCCGGTGGTGGCGCCCAGTCGATCGTGTTCCTCATCGAGGCGCAGGTCCGCTACATCGTGCAGTGCCTGCGGCTGATGCAGAACCGGGGTGCCACCCGGATCGAAGTGAGCGGCGCGAAACAGGACGAGTTCAACACCTGGTTGCACGGCAAACTCGACCGGTCCGTGTGGGTGTCCGGCGGCTGCCACAGCTGGTTCCTCGACCACACCGGCCATAACCGACAGTCCTGGGCGGGCACCGGCACGAGCTACTGGCGTGCGACGCGCAAGCCCGAACCCGCGGCCTTCGAGTTCGCCGCCGCGGCACGAGCCGA
- a CDS encoding DUF6545 domain-containing protein, which yields MWPNTQLSPWITISATVFIVAITLIRLASTLHTTLFGRLINTLLGFDAAAALLREPIIARQVAKVVPGGLPTVFDAWHWLTVTAWAFGLGMALLHENGPVRYRTRFKVVLGLSAAIGLIFFALSAPARAHGLTSIAEYGGWRFGIYIGLYSALPVIVSGYYYVLKVRGTVWRTNTLWERFTVAALVCFGVASSLPVFLMAVAAAADAIGVGNTFTRGTFQLVADGFTSGEPGLFVFAALVMVYVPSSAQAIVQLLRLDRESRAARRVYPIWRDLTAAAPQVVFRLKRADSWNVSPQERLHRRRMEIHDAAEIVARYVLPLPAPVDELIENTVVEDEQEHIRMVAELVLAARRLADGTETAGEPTARGTDVPDEQTLVRQWQHAKSLLHATDLTATIRTPISTP from the coding sequence ATGTGGCCGAACACCCAGCTGTCGCCCTGGATCACCATCTCGGCAACGGTGTTCATCGTCGCCATCACCCTGATCCGGCTGGCGTCGACCCTGCACACGACGCTGTTCGGCCGCTTGATCAACACCCTGCTCGGCTTCGACGCCGCGGCGGCGCTGCTGCGTGAGCCGATCATCGCACGGCAGGTGGCGAAGGTCGTGCCCGGCGGCCTGCCCACGGTGTTCGACGCCTGGCACTGGCTGACGGTGACCGCCTGGGCCTTCGGTCTCGGGATGGCGCTGCTGCACGAGAACGGCCCCGTCCGCTACCGCACCCGGTTCAAGGTCGTGCTGGGCCTTTCCGCCGCGATCGGCCTGATATTCTTCGCGCTCAGCGCGCCCGCCCGCGCCCACGGCCTGACGTCCATCGCCGAATACGGCGGCTGGCGTTTCGGCATCTACATCGGACTGTATTCGGCCCTGCCCGTGATCGTTTCCGGGTACTACTACGTGTTGAAGGTTCGCGGCACGGTATGGCGGACGAACACCCTGTGGGAACGATTCACCGTCGCCGCGCTCGTCTGCTTCGGTGTCGCCAGCTCACTGCCTGTCTTCCTGATGGCGGTCGCCGCGGCGGCGGATGCCATCGGCGTGGGCAATACGTTCACGCGCGGCACCTTCCAGCTCGTCGCCGACGGATTCACCTCCGGCGAGCCCGGGCTGTTCGTGTTCGCCGCCCTGGTCATGGTGTATGTGCCGTCCTCGGCGCAGGCGATCGTGCAGTTGCTGCGGCTCGATCGGGAATCACGCGCCGCGCGCCGGGTGTATCCGATCTGGCGCGACCTCACCGCCGCCGCGCCGCAGGTGGTCTTCCGGCTCAAACGGGCGGACAGCTGGAATGTCTCGCCGCAGGAACGATTGCACCGCAGGCGAATGGAAATCCACGACGCGGCCGAAATCGTCGCTCGATATGTCCTGCCGCTGCCGGCGCCGGTCGACGAATTGATCGAGAACACCGTCGTCGAAGACGAACAGGAACATATCCGAATGGTCGCCGAATTGGTGCTGGCCGCGCGCCGGCTCGCCGACGGTACCGAGACGGCGGGCGAGCCGACCGCGCGCGGCACCGACGTCCCCGACGAGCAGACCCTGGTCCGGCAGTGGCAGCACGCGAAATCGCTGCTGCACGCCACGGACCTCACCGCGACGATCCGAACACCAATCAGCACACCATGA
- a CDS encoding type I polyketide synthase, producing MDSVHSSSIETESTAHEGIAVVGIGCRFPGRVSDVGDFWQLLLGEQDAVREVPENRWSGAAFYDRDAARPGHLRTRAGGYLEDVTSFDAHFFGITPHEAARIDPQQRLFLETTWEALQDAGIVPESIAGTKTAVYAGVSGHDYGIIQLNPENRYLIGGHTMTGVTNCIVANRVSYLLDLRGPSMTVDTACSSSLIAIHLACRSIRSGEASMAIVGGVSTLLIPEATIGFSQGTFLSPEGRSKSFSESADGYVRSEGSGTIILKPLSAALADGDRVYAVIRGSATNQDGRTNGISVPSEEAQAQMIADACRDAGVAPADIGYVEAHGTGTSVGDPIEARALGKALAQGRNGHGPCIVGAVKSNLGHLESAAGIAGVIKACLVLTNGEIPANLHAEVPNSTIPFDELGLQLAQSRQPWPGDRPRLAGVNSFGFGGSNAHVILEGPPEVAGTAVPEQANGQATAVETQEPVVFALSAKTKDALRAYAESYAEYLEEPPAAASLPAIAATQAQTRAHYDHRLAVVCADTGELRDALREVARGAAPESVRTGVKAPAAQQIAFVFSGQGPQWWGMARELLAQNEVFRQTVQRVDAELSKYADWTVSEELGRDEADSRIGETFIAQPAVFAVQVGLAAVWQSWGIEPAAVVGHSIGEVAAAYVSGGLSFEDAVRVIFHRSRVQQQASGKGKMLAVGLPLSEVEERVAGYRGRVAIAALNGPQSVALAGDPDALEEIERALGAEKIFARMLQVSVAFHSHHMDPLHDELLSSLEGLTSGPATVPMYSTVTSEIVPTGGLDAEYWWQNVREPVRFAPTIDRLIEDQHLAFVELGPHPIHATAIGELLEQRRAEGIAVPSLHRKQSDRATLLSSLAALYTAGFEPSWAALFDGAATRVQVPFYPWQRETYWLETPSARDRRFPALHHPLVGEVGRVADEPDKHVWEIVLDPDRFPWLDDHRVQGPIVFPGAAYLDMVLGCAEDAFGADRYSLENVEFRRALFVFDDRPAPVVQVVLTPSLDYSVYSRQDGDKDWTLHSVGTLRRGAPDTELPVPFAELDAECPLEIEPAKVFAKLRNNGLMLGPTFKAITKLGYADLKSLGRIDTPAALADEAPRHAIHPAVLDSCFQSLSISMGNDPNNEDKTLYLPVEVKRLSFYAKASGRVYCYGRAQVSEDINYCFGDLWIVNEDGTLVAELEGFRGKSITTTAEDSDALLQWLYEFRWHEAPVRTKTRMPAALAEPATLDAAVAPLIDELQNWSVNREYHASTEAVMDALCIAFVTEAFYQLGLEFSVGRTVTLDELAGEMRVHDKHRRYLARLLALLARHGVTEKDGDAWRLLTVPERVDTRAELARLQELHPECEPELAVLGRCGTEQAAVLRDDVNPIELIFPEDEFQSVADLYGPSFSFGKANRIVSKIVGECVRALPGDRPIRVLEIGAGTGGTTGYVLPELPADRAEYVYSDVTQLFLGKARHRFAEFEFVDYRVLDIEHDIEAQGFDAHYYDIVVASNVVHATASLSATLANVQRLLTAQGMLLVVEATVPPHWVDLTFGMTEGWWAFSDHDVRPDYPLMAESKWREFLPSIGFENVQIFSDMATPEQTGNSVILARTPAIDLEPHQPRIEQGSWVVLADEAGVGDRYIALLTEGGAAGVVVSRGTEFEEIDANTFRVRPNSSEDLQRVLEQVRAQAGEIAGVLHLWNLDYAGTELTTEMLPAVETEGAYSVIALAQAVEELDWEQAPRLWVATSGAQVLDRAEHVALTQVPSWGILRVLLSEHSSLRAKIFDFDPAAAAPQRAAQLFQELLHVDAADEEIAFRGETRFIDRLEHVSLAEFEASVATPARISDPTPFALSVPADPEIEQLRYERQAVPVLGAGEVAIRPLATGLNFRDIMLSLGMLSDGATFGGFYEKNLGVECAGVITEVGPGVDGFAPGDRVIAFARGCFGSLVVADVRRVYQAPSRLSDAEAATLPMAYLTAWYALVEVGRLRKGQRVLVHAAAGGVGLAAVHIARSLGATVLATAGSDEKREYLRALGIEAVFDSRSLAFADEIRERYDGIDVVLNSLQGETIPKSLELLRPRGRFLEIGKKDIYDNYKLGLKPFGNNLSYAAIDIDRLLLEDPELCREAMVEVLQRIAADTLPALPHTAFGAVEVASAFRFMASAKQIGKVVVEFDADTEVLVHPTVTGDHAFDADGAYLITGGYSGFGLRTAQWLVENGARTVVLVGRRAQIDEENEAPIEEMRAKGVDVVLERADVSIEADVVGLLERIAELPPLRGIYHAAMVLADGPLAGMTEEQFLRTVQPKVDGAWHLHNHTRELELDAFVMYSSMSWNVGTPGQANYAAANGFLEALAKHRRAHGLPALTVNWGALAEVGFVARTKLDTLARLGWTPIIPDHALDFIGRCLAQGVTSTSVFGVNWSKMNQVMPIIRSSPRLAHLALAESAGVTASGGTEGLRAELLELEESARQPRLIEALSQQISRIFDMPIDRLAHDVALTDLGMDSLMAGQIRNALAKHLDIDFPTMGLMRGPTLVELTDEVLAQVFGEANGVLPVASESAGTQRWIHTVKGRSSTASLRVFAMPFVGGGASVFTPWPNFLPDTVEVVGIQYPGREDRVNEVPFESMPAFIEELADAMLPHLDRTFAIYGHSMGSLLAYELTKYLEQQYAEVPLKLIIGGWPSPALVESYVRNLKHIRDGFDMDRETDSRVLEVLRDNDLLNIPVEDEASVKPMMPAVRADLKMLGDYRFEHGVVLRAPITVLRGAEDPLFEADQLQGWEKLTSGRFSLTTVPGGHLFIQNPSAQVMRTIADELSAEDHYPSFTSLMDGH from the coding sequence ATGGATTCTGTGCACAGCTCATCGATCGAGACCGAGTCGACCGCTCACGAGGGCATAGCCGTCGTGGGAATCGGTTGCCGGTTCCCCGGACGGGTTTCCGACGTGGGTGATTTCTGGCAACTGCTGCTCGGTGAGCAGGACGCCGTCCGTGAGGTTCCGGAGAACCGCTGGTCCGGCGCGGCGTTCTACGATCGGGATGCGGCGCGGCCGGGCCACCTGCGCACGAGGGCGGGCGGCTACCTCGAGGACGTCACGTCCTTCGATGCGCACTTCTTCGGCATCACGCCGCACGAGGCGGCGCGGATCGACCCGCAGCAGCGCCTCTTCCTGGAGACCACCTGGGAGGCGCTGCAGGACGCGGGCATCGTGCCGGAGAGTATCGCGGGCACGAAAACCGCTGTGTACGCGGGTGTTTCGGGGCACGACTACGGCATCATCCAGCTCAACCCGGAGAACCGCTACCTCATCGGCGGCCACACGATGACCGGCGTCACGAACTGCATTGTGGCGAACCGTGTTTCGTACCTGCTCGACCTGCGCGGCCCCAGTATGACGGTGGATACCGCGTGCTCGTCCTCGTTGATCGCGATCCACCTCGCGTGCCGCAGCATTCGCTCGGGCGAGGCGTCGATGGCCATCGTCGGCGGCGTCAGCACGCTGCTCATCCCCGAGGCGACCATCGGCTTCAGCCAGGGCACCTTCCTCTCGCCGGAGGGGCGATCCAAATCCTTCAGCGAATCGGCCGACGGCTATGTGCGCAGCGAGGGTTCGGGCACGATCATCCTCAAGCCGCTGTCCGCGGCGCTCGCCGACGGTGACCGCGTCTACGCGGTGATCCGGGGCAGTGCGACGAATCAGGACGGCCGCACCAACGGCATCTCCGTGCCGAGCGAGGAAGCCCAGGCGCAGATGATCGCCGACGCCTGTCGTGATGCCGGCGTGGCGCCGGCCGATATCGGCTATGTGGAAGCGCACGGCACCGGTACCTCCGTCGGCGACCCGATCGAGGCGCGTGCCCTCGGAAAGGCGTTGGCGCAGGGGCGCAACGGGCACGGCCCGTGCATCGTCGGCGCGGTGAAATCGAACCTGGGCCACCTGGAGTCGGCGGCGGGCATCGCCGGCGTCATCAAGGCGTGCCTGGTGCTCACCAACGGGGAGATCCCCGCGAATCTGCATGCCGAGGTGCCGAATTCGACCATCCCGTTCGACGAGCTGGGCCTGCAACTGGCGCAGTCCCGCCAGCCGTGGCCGGGTGACCGGCCCCGACTGGCGGGCGTGAACTCCTTCGGGTTCGGTGGCTCGAATGCCCATGTGATCCTGGAGGGCCCGCCGGAGGTCGCGGGAACCGCGGTGCCGGAGCAGGCGAACGGGCAGGCGACTGCGGTCGAGACGCAGGAGCCGGTGGTGTTCGCGCTCAGCGCGAAGACGAAGGACGCGCTGCGGGCCTACGCCGAGAGCTACGCGGAATACCTGGAGGAGCCGCCCGCCGCGGCGAGCCTGCCGGCCATCGCGGCCACCCAGGCGCAGACCCGGGCACACTACGACCATCGGCTCGCCGTGGTGTGCGCCGACACCGGCGAACTGCGTGACGCGCTGCGTGAGGTCGCCCGTGGCGCGGCACCGGAATCCGTGCGAACCGGTGTGAAAGCACCTGCGGCACAGCAGATCGCGTTCGTGTTCTCCGGTCAGGGCCCGCAGTGGTGGGGCATGGCGCGGGAACTGCTGGCACAGAACGAAGTGTTCCGGCAGACCGTGCAGCGCGTCGACGCGGAACTGAGCAAATACGCCGACTGGACCGTCTCCGAGGAACTCGGGCGCGACGAGGCCGACAGCCGGATCGGCGAGACGTTCATCGCCCAGCCCGCGGTGTTCGCGGTGCAGGTCGGCCTCGCTGCCGTGTGGCAGAGCTGGGGCATCGAGCCCGCCGCCGTGGTCGGCCACAGCATCGGTGAGGTCGCGGCCGCCTACGTCTCGGGCGGGCTGTCGTTCGAGGACGCGGTGCGAGTCATCTTCCACCGCAGCCGGGTTCAGCAGCAGGCGTCGGGTAAGGGCAAGATGCTCGCGGTCGGTCTGCCGCTGAGCGAGGTGGAGGAGCGGGTCGCCGGATATCGCGGCCGGGTCGCCATCGCCGCGCTCAACGGCCCGCAATCGGTGGCGCTGGCCGGCGATCCCGATGCGCTCGAGGAGATCGAGCGTGCGCTCGGCGCGGAGAAGATCTTCGCCAGGATGCTCCAGGTCAGCGTGGCCTTCCACAGCCACCACATGGATCCGCTGCACGACGAACTGCTCTCCTCGCTCGAGGGGCTCACCTCGGGTCCGGCGACGGTGCCGATGTATTCCACGGTCACCTCCGAGATCGTGCCGACCGGCGGGCTCGACGCCGAATACTGGTGGCAGAACGTGCGCGAGCCCGTGCGGTTCGCGCCCACCATCGATCGCCTCATCGAGGATCAGCACCTGGCGTTCGTGGAGCTGGGCCCGCACCCGATCCACGCGACGGCCATCGGCGAGCTGCTCGAACAGCGCCGCGCCGAGGGGATCGCGGTCCCGTCGCTGCATCGCAAGCAGAGCGATCGGGCCACCCTGCTGTCCTCGCTCGCCGCGCTCTACACGGCCGGTTTCGAGCCGTCGTGGGCGGCTCTGTTCGACGGTGCGGCCACCCGGGTGCAGGTGCCGTTCTATCCGTGGCAGCGCGAAACCTATTGGCTGGAAACACCTTCCGCGCGGGATCGGCGCTTCCCGGCGCTGCATCACCCGCTCGTGGGCGAGGTCGGCCGGGTCGCGGACGAGCCGGACAAGCACGTCTGGGAGATCGTGCTCGATCCCGATCGCTTCCCCTGGCTCGACGACCATCGGGTCCAAGGTCCCATCGTCTTCCCCGGTGCGGCATACCTGGACATGGTGCTCGGCTGTGCCGAGGACGCGTTCGGCGCCGACCGGTACTCGCTGGAGAACGTCGAATTCCGGCGCGCGCTGTTCGTTTTCGACGATCGTCCCGCGCCCGTCGTCCAGGTGGTGCTGACGCCGTCGCTGGACTACTCCGTGTACAGCAGGCAGGACGGTGACAAGGACTGGACCCTGCACTCGGTCGGGACGCTGCGTCGCGGCGCGCCAGACACCGAATTGCCGGTCCCGTTCGCCGAACTCGACGCCGAATGCCCACTCGAGATCGAGCCCGCCAAGGTCTTCGCCAAGCTCCGCAACAACGGTCTGATGCTGGGCCCGACGTTCAAGGCGATCACCAAGCTCGGGTACGCCGACCTGAAGTCGCTCGGTCGCATCGACACCCCGGCCGCGCTCGCGGACGAGGCGCCGCGCCACGCGATCCATCCGGCCGTGCTGGACTCCTGCTTCCAGTCGCTGTCCATCTCGATGGGCAACGACCCGAACAACGAGGACAAGACGCTCTACCTGCCGGTCGAGGTGAAGCGGCTCAGCTTCTACGCCAAGGCGAGCGGTCGCGTCTACTGCTACGGACGCGCGCAGGTCAGCGAGGACATCAACTACTGCTTCGGCGATCTCTGGATCGTCAACGAGGACGGCACGCTCGTCGCCGAACTCGAAGGCTTCCGGGGCAAGTCGATCACCACGACCGCCGAGGACAGCGACGCGCTGCTGCAGTGGCTCTACGAGTTCCGCTGGCACGAGGCGCCGGTACGCACGAAGACCCGGATGCCCGCCGCACTGGCCGAGCCGGCCACGCTCGACGCGGCGGTGGCGCCGCTGATCGACGAATTGCAGAACTGGTCGGTCAACCGCGAGTACCACGCGAGCACCGAGGCGGTGATGGACGCGCTGTGCATCGCGTTCGTGACCGAGGCCTTCTACCAGCTGGGCCTGGAGTTCTCGGTGGGCCGCACGGTCACCCTCGACGAACTCGCCGGCGAGATGCGGGTGCACGACAAGCACCGGCGTTACCTCGCTCGGCTGCTGGCACTGCTTGCGCGGCACGGGGTTACCGAGAAGGACGGCGACGCCTGGCGGCTGCTGACAGTCCCCGAGCGGGTCGACACCCGTGCGGAACTGGCCAGGCTGCAGGAATTGCATCCCGAATGCGAGCCCGAACTGGCGGTGCTCGGCCGCTGTGGCACCGAGCAGGCCGCGGTGCTGCGCGACGACGTGAACCCGATCGAGCTGATCTTCCCCGAGGACGAATTCCAGTCGGTCGCAGACCTTTACGGCCCCTCGTTCTCGTTCGGTAAGGCCAATCGCATCGTCAGCAAGATCGTCGGCGAATGCGTGCGCGCCCTGCCCGGCGACCGGCCGATCCGGGTGCTGGAGATCGGTGCGGGTACCGGCGGCACCACCGGCTATGTCCTGCCCGAGCTGCCCGCGGACCGGGCCGAGTACGTGTATTCCGATGTGACGCAGCTGTTCCTGGGCAAGGCGCGGCATCGCTTCGCCGAATTCGAGTTCGTCGACTATCGCGTGCTCGACATCGAACACGACATCGAGGCCCAGGGCTTCGACGCGCACTACTACGACATCGTCGTGGCCTCGAATGTGGTGCACGCCACCGCGAGTCTGAGTGCCACGCTCGCCAACGTGCAGCGCCTGCTGACCGCGCAGGGCATGCTGCTGGTCGTGGAGGCGACGGTGCCGCCGCACTGGGTCGATCTGACCTTCGGCATGACCGAGGGCTGGTGGGCGTTCAGCGATCACGACGTCCGGCCCGACTACCCGCTGATGGCGGAGTCGAAGTGGCGGGAGTTCCTGCCCAGCATCGGTTTCGAGAACGTGCAGATCTTCTCCGATATGGCGACACCGGAGCAGACCGGCAACTCGGTGATCCTGGCGCGCACCCCCGCGATCGACCTCGAACCGCATCAGCCGCGGATCGAGCAGGGCTCCTGGGTCGTGCTCGCGGACGAAGCCGGGGTCGGCGATCGCTACATCGCGTTGCTCACCGAGGGCGGTGCGGCCGGTGTCGTGGTCAGCCGCGGCACCGAGTTCGAGGAGATCGACGCCAACACCTTCCGGGTGCGGCCGAACAGCAGCGAAGACCTGCAGCGGGTGCTCGAGCAGGTGCGGGCGCAGGCCGGGGAGATCGCCGGTGTGCTGCATCTGTGGAACCTGGATTACGCAGGCACGGAACTCACCACCGAGATGCTGCCCGCCGTCGAAACCGAAGGCGCCTACAGCGTGATCGCGCTGGCGCAGGCGGTCGAGGAACTGGATTGGGAGCAGGCGCCGCGATTGTGGGTGGCGACCTCCGGTGCGCAGGTACTCGACCGCGCCGAGCACGTCGCACTCACCCAGGTGCCCAGCTGGGGCATCCTGCGGGTGCTGTTGAGCGAGCACAGCAGCCTGCGGGCGAAGATCTTCGACTTCGACCCGGCGGCCGCGGCGCCGCAGCGCGCGGCGCAGCTCTTCCAGGAACTGCTGCACGTGGACGCGGCGGACGAGGAGATCGCCTTCCGCGGCGAGACCCGGTTCATCGACCGGCTCGAACATGTGTCGCTCGCCGAATTCGAGGCCTCGGTCGCGACGCCGGCCCGGATCTCGGACCCGACCCCGTTCGCGCTGTCGGTGCCCGCCGATCCCGAGATCGAACAGCTGCGCTACGAGCGGCAGGCGGTGCCGGTGCTCGGCGCCGGTGAGGTGGCCATCCGGCCGCTGGCCACCGGCCTGAACTTCCGCGACATCATGCTCTCGCTCGGCATGCTCTCCGACGGTGCGACTTTCGGCGGCTTCTACGAGAAGAACCTCGGCGTCGAGTGCGCCGGTGTGATCACCGAGGTCGGGCCCGGGGTGGACGGGTTCGCACCCGGCGACCGGGTGATCGCCTTCGCCCGTGGCTGTTTCGGTTCGCTGGTGGTCGCCGATGTCCGGCGGGTCTACCAGGCGCCGTCGCGGCTGTCCGACGCCGAGGCCGCGACGCTGCCGATGGCCTACCTGACCGCGTGGTACGCGCTGGTCGAGGTGGGCAGGCTGCGCAAGGGGCAGCGGGTGCTCGTGCACGCCGCCGCCGGTGGTGTCGGGCTCGCCGCGGTGCACATCGCCCGCTCTCTCGGAGCGACCGTGCTGGCTACCGCGGGCAGCGACGAGAAGCGGGAATACCTGCGGGCCTTGGGCATCGAGGCGGTCTTCGACTCGCGCTCGCTCGCCTTCGCGGACGAGATCCGGGAGCGCTACGACGGTATCGACGTCGTGCTGAATTCCCTGCAGGGCGAGACGATTCCGAAGAGTCTCGAGTTGCTGCGTCCGCGCGGCCGGTTCCTCGAGATCGGCAAGAAGGACATCTACGACAACTACAAGCTCGGCCTGAAGCCGTTCGGCAACAACCTGAGCTACGCGGCGATCGATATCGACCGGCTGCTGCTGGAAGATCCCGAGCTGTGCCGCGAGGCGATGGTGGAGGTGTTGCAGCGCATCGCCGCCGATACGCTGCCTGCCTTGCCGCACACCGCCTTCGGCGCGGTCGAGGTGGCGTCGGCGTTCCGGTTCATGGCCTCGGCCAAGCAGATCGGCAAGGTCGTCGTCGAATTCGACGCGGACACCGAGGTGCTCGTGCATCCGACGGTGACCGGCGACCATGCCTTCGACGCGGACGGCGCCTACCTGATCACCGGCGGCTACTCCGGTTTCGGTCTGCGCACCGCGCAGTGGCTGGTCGAGAACGGGGCGCGCACGGTGGTGCTGGTCGGCCGCCGGGCCCAGATCGACGAGGAGAACGAGGCGCCGATCGAGGAGATGCGGGCCAAGGGCGTCGACGTGGTGCTCGAGCGAGCCGACGTGTCGATCGAGGCCGACGTGGTCGGCCTGCTGGAACGGATCGCGGAGCTGCCGCCGCTGCGCGGCATCTACCACGCCGCGATGGTGCTTGCGGACGGCCCGCTGGCCGGCATGACCGAGGAGCAGTTCCTGCGGACCGTGCAGCCCAAGGTGGACGGCGCCTGGCACCTGCACAACCACACCCGCGAGCTGGAACTCGACGCGTTCGTCATGTACTCGTCGATGAGCTGGAACGTCGGCACCCCCGGCCAAGCGAATTACGCTGCGGCCAACGGGTTCCTGGAAGCGCTCGCCAAGCATCGGCGCGCGCACGGCCTGCCCGCCCTGACCGTCAACTGGGGTGCGCTCGCCGAGGTCGGCTTCGTCGCACGCACCAAGCTCGACACCCTGGCCCGGCTCGGGTGGACACCGATCATCCCGGACCACGCCCTCGATTTCATCGGGCGGTGCCTGGCCCAAGGTGTCACGAGCACCAGCGTTTTCGGCGTGAACTGGTCGAAGATGAATCAGGTCATGCCGATCATCCGGAGCTCGCCGCGGTTGGCGCATCTCGCGCTCGCCGAGAGTGCGGGCGTCACCGCGAGCGGTGGCACCGAAGGGCTGCGCGCCGAACTGCTCGAGCTCGAAGAGTCCGCGCGCCAGCCGCGGCTGATCGAGGCACTCTCGCAACAGATCTCGCGGATCTTCGACATGCCGATCGACCGGCTCGCGCACGATGTGGCCCTGACCGACCTCGGCATGGACTCGCTGATGGCCGGGCAGATCCGCAACGCGCTGGCCAAGCATCTCGACATCGACTTCCCGACCATGGGTCTGATGCGTGGCCCGACGCTGGTCGAGCTCACCGACGAGGTGCTCGCGCAGGTCTTCGGCGAGGCCAACGGCGTGCTGCCGGTCGCGTCGGAAAGCGCAGGCACGCAACGCTGGATCCACACGGTGAAGGGCCGGTCGAGTACCGCCTCGCTGCGGGTGTTCGCGATGCCGTTCGTCGGCGGCGGCGCCTCGGTGTTCACGCCGTGGCCGAACTTCCTGCCGGACACGGTGGAAGTGGTGGGTATTCAGTATCCGGGTCGCGAAGACCGGGTGAACGAGGTCCCGTTCGAATCCATGCCCGCCTTCATCGAAGAACTGGCCGATGCGATGCTGCCGCACCTGGATCGGACCTTCGCGATCTACGGGCACAGCATGGGTAGCCTGCTGGCCTACGAGCTCACCAAATATCTGGAACAGCAGTACGCCGAAGTGCCGCTGAAACTTATCATCGGCGGGTGGCCGTCGCCGGCGCTGGTCGAAAGCTATGTGCGAAACCTGAAGCACATTCGCGACGGCTTCGACATGGACCGCGAAACGGACAGCCGGGTGCTGGAAGTGTTGCGGGACAACGATCTGCTGAACATCCCGGTCGAGGACGAGGCCTCGGTGAAGCCGATGATGCCCGCGGTGCGGGCGGACCTGAAGATGCTCGGCGACTACCGATTCGAACACGGTGTGGTGCTGCGGGCCCCGATCACGGTGCTGCGCGGCGCCGAGGACCCCCTGTTCGAGGCCGACCAACTGCAGGGCTGGGAAAAGCTGACCAGCGGCCGGTTCTCGCTCACCACGGTCCCGGGCGGGCACCTGTTCATCCAGAACCCCAGCGCACAGGTGATGCGGACGATCGCCGACGAACTGTCCGCCGAGGACCACTACCCGAGCTTCACCAGTCTCATGGATGGGCACTGA